GATGTAACTGACGTCTTTAAGGGGACAAAGTGTAGGGTGTTGCAAAGAGCCATAGGTCAAGGGGCAAGGGTATTCGCAGTTAAGCTACCTAGATTTTCAGGTCTACTGGGTTTTGAGCTTATACCGGGTTTAAGATTTGGCGGCGAGCTATCCGATAGAGCGAAATTCTGGGGCAGAGTAGGAGGCATACTTCACACCGATGAGCTGCGGTCTTATGGTGTTTCAGATGAGGAGATATCCGAGTTAAGAAGGCGAGTAAACGCATCTGAAGAGGACGCCATAGTATTAGTTGCGGATAAGATTGAGAACGCTATGGATGCGCTCAAAGCCGTTGTAGAAAGGGCTCGTGAAGCATTAAAGGGTGTGCCAGAAGAAACGCGCGCAGCTAACCCGGATGGAACAACAAGATATATGAGGCCCAGACCCGGGGCCGCTAGAATGTATCCTGAAACGGATGTTCCTCCCGTAAAGATCACTAAAGATTACTTGGAGAAGCTGAAGAAAGCCTTGCCCGAGCCTCCGGAGGAGACTGTTAGGAGACTAATGGGTGAGTATGGAATAAATGAGAAGCTTGCGAGGCAGCTCTCCGACTCAGAATACACCGATCTTTTCGAGGCAATAGTTAAGGAAACGGGTGTAACGCCTACAGTTGTGGCCGCAACGCTAACAGAGACATTTAAGGCTTTAAGGCGGGAGGGCGTAAACCTTGACGCTATATCTGATGAACAGATAATTGAGATATTTAGGTTGGTAAGTTTGGAGAAGACATCAAAGGAATCTATACCAGAGATAGTAAGGTGGCTAGCAAAGCATGAGGATGCTGCGCCAAGCGACGCTATAAGGGAGCTCGGATTAACGATGATTTCAGAGGACGATCTTAAAAGATTGATAGAGGAGTACTTAGAGAAGAATAGGAGTTTAGTAATGGAGAGAGGGATTGGCGCGCTTGGCACATTGATGGGTATTATAATGAGGGATCTGAGGGGCAGAGTTAAACCTGAGACGGTCAATAAAGTATTAAGGGAGAAAATCTCAGAGGAGCTTAAAAGGATCTAGATGATGCTGAAAAATCGCGTAAATTTTCAGGTACTAATT
Above is a window of Candidatus Bathyarchaeia archaeon DNA encoding:
- the gatE gene encoding Glu-tRNA(Gln) amidotransferase subunit GatE, whose translation is MNINYKELGLKVGLECHQQLATREKLFCKCPPQLFKGEPEMLFMRRLRPTQSELGQIDPAAYFEFQKGVKILYEADGKTSCLVEMDEEPPHELNREALEIALIIALMMNAKPVDEIYVMRKIVIDGSNTTGFQRTCVVALNGSIEVDGKTIPIQHVSLEEDAARKMGEEGLLVRYRIDRLGIPLVEVTTGPLINTPEEAEKVALAIGRILRATRRVKRGIGTIRQDLNISIRDGALVEVKGVQELELISKVVEYEVQRQLNLLKIRDELKKRGVKDEDLREEFFDVTDVFKGTKCRVLQRAIGQGARVFAVKLPRFSGLLGFELIPGLRFGGELSDRAKFWGRVGGILHTDELRSYGVSDEEISELRRRVNASEEDAIVLVADKIENAMDALKAVVERAREALKGVPEETRAANPDGTTRYMRPRPGAARMYPETDVPPVKITKDYLEKLKKALPEPPEETVRRLMGEYGINEKLARQLSDSEYTDLFEAIVKETGVTPTVVAATLTETFKALRREGVNLDAISDEQIIEIFRLVSLEKTSKESIPEIVRWLAKHEDAAPSDAIRELGLTMISEDDLKRLIEEYLEKNRSLVMERGIGALGTLMGIIMRDLRGRVKPETVNKVLREKISEELKRI